In Gammaproteobacteria bacterium, one DNA window encodes the following:
- a CDS encoding N-acetylneuraminate synthase family protein, with the protein MKVPKVIAEIGCNHKGDMEIAKEMIGIAATFAKCDFVKFQKRSNKELLTPEEYNAPHPNAQNSYGDTYGAHREFLEFDVDQHRQLQQYCKEFGIGYSTSVWDLTSAKQIAGLNPVFIKIPSACNLNFPMLEFLARDYHGDIHISVGMTTYEEQEQIVQLMEKCHAAERVVLYACTSGYPVPFDQVCLLELQTLKNRFGSRIKEIGFSGHHLGIAVDIAAVTLGASWIERHFTLDRTWKGTDHAASLEPDGLRRLVRDVHAVSQALTFKDAPILAIEAPQRAKLKRVQGVHFN; encoded by the coding sequence ATGAAAGTGCCTAAGGTAATTGCCGAAATCGGTTGTAATCATAAAGGAGACATGGAAATCGCCAAGGAAATGATCGGAATCGCGGCGACATTTGCGAAATGCGATTTTGTGAAGTTCCAGAAGCGTTCCAATAAGGAACTGCTGACGCCGGAAGAATATAATGCGCCGCATCCCAATGCGCAGAACAGCTATGGCGATACCTATGGCGCACACCGGGAGTTTCTTGAGTTTGATGTCGATCAGCACCGCCAGTTGCAGCAATACTGCAAGGAGTTCGGCATCGGTTATTCGACTTCCGTGTGGGACCTGACTTCAGCCAAGCAAATCGCCGGTCTCAACCCTGTGTTCATCAAGATACCCTCGGCGTGCAATCTCAATTTCCCGATGCTCGAATTCCTCGCCAGGGATTATCACGGCGACATTCATATTTCCGTCGGCATGACTACGTACGAGGAACAAGAGCAAATCGTACAATTGATGGAAAAATGCCATGCGGCGGAACGCGTCGTGTTGTATGCCTGCACCTCCGGATATCCCGTGCCATTCGATCAAGTGTGCTTGCTCGAGCTGCAAACGCTGAAAAACCGCTTTGGTTCGCGCATCAAGGAAATCGGATTTTCCGGGCACCACTTAGGAATTGCGGTCGACATTGCGGCAGTCACGTTGGGTGCATCCTGGATTGAGCGTCATTTCACTTTGGATCGCACCTGGAAAGGAACCGATCATGCGGCGTCGCTGGAGCCGGACGGCCTGCGCCGCCTGGTGCGCGATGTGCACGCCGTTTCTCAGGCGCTGACCTTCAAGGATGCGCCGATACTGGCCATCGAAGCGCCGCAGCGCGCCAAGCTGAAACGGGTTCAGGGGGTACACTTCAACTGA
- a CDS encoding acylneuraminate cytidylyltransferase — MRWVAFMPLRANSKSIVDKNVRAIAGRPLFAWSLEQAIASQCFDEIYVASDSARIRDKVLEEFPAGVTVLDRSAETSTDTASTESAMLEFKQRAAFDVVCLIQATSPLTRAEDFIAAKRKFQNEHLDSLLTAVESKRFYWTGGGTPINYDPLKRPRRQDFAGCMMENGAFYFTRLEILEEFGNRLGGRIGIHEMAPETAIEIDDQTDWIIVEQLLLRQKLMKLSAYAGQVKMLVLDVDGTFTDGGMYYGPEGEALKKFNTRDAHGLQLLRKNGIGVCVMSSENSPAVAARMKKLGIDEYYPGVNDKLAQLKELAKRKAIALQDIAYIGDDLCDLACLENVGFACCPADAVPEVLQNARYVCEHSAGHGAVREVCDLIVKMKNSGQMIA, encoded by the coding sequence ATGCGCTGGGTTGCTTTTATGCCGCTGCGCGCCAATTCGAAATCCATTGTCGATAAAAATGTGCGCGCTATCGCAGGGCGGCCATTGTTTGCATGGAGCCTGGAACAGGCGATCGCTTCGCAGTGTTTCGACGAAATTTACGTGGCGAGCGATTCTGCACGAATCCGTGACAAAGTGCTGGAGGAGTTTCCGGCAGGGGTGACGGTGCTGGATCGTTCTGCCGAAACTTCCACCGACACAGCCAGTACGGAAAGCGCCATGCTTGAGTTCAAGCAACGCGCCGCTTTCGATGTGGTGTGTTTGATCCAAGCCACGTCACCGCTCACGCGCGCAGAAGATTTCATTGCGGCTAAGCGGAAGTTTCAAAATGAACATCTCGATTCCTTGTTAACGGCGGTGGAATCCAAGCGGTTTTATTGGACTGGCGGCGGTACGCCGATCAATTACGATCCGTTAAAGCGTCCCCGGCGCCAGGATTTTGCAGGGTGCATGATGGAAAATGGCGCTTTTTATTTCACCCGACTGGAAATTCTCGAGGAATTCGGCAACCGGCTGGGCGGGCGTATCGGCATTCATGAGATGGCGCCGGAGACAGCGATCGAGATCGACGATCAAACCGACTGGATCATCGTCGAGCAGTTGTTGTTGCGGCAAAAGCTGATGAAGCTCAGCGCATACGCCGGGCAAGTGAAAATGCTGGTGCTGGATGTCGACGGCACCTTTACCGATGGCGGCATGTACTATGGGCCGGAGGGTGAGGCGTTGAAGAAATTCAACACGCGCGATGCGCATGGTTTGCAACTGCTGCGCAAGAACGGCATCGGCGTTTGCGTTATGAGCAGCGAAAACAGCCCGGCCGTTGCGGCGAGAATGAAAAAACTCGGCATCGATGAATATTATCCGGGGGTAAACGACAAACTTGCGCAACTGAAAGAACTGGCAAAACGCAAGGCAATTGCGTTGCAAGACATTGCTTATATCGGTGACGATTTGTGCGATTTGGCCTGCCTCGAGAATGTAGGGTTTGCATGTTGTCCGGCCGATGCAGTGCCGGAAGTTTTGCAAAATGCCCGTTATGTTTGCGAGCATTCCGCCGGTCACGGTGCGGTGCGCGAAGTTTGCGATCTTATTGTAAAAATGAAAAATTCCGGTCAGATGATTGCGTAG
- a CDS encoding glycosyltransferase: MENPLTQSAAKTVDVVIPVYNAPELTKRCIDSVVAHLGESLQRVLIQDDASGSETREMLDHLPYACIEVCRAEKNQGFGLTVNAAVSRSNAFYALILNSDTEVNQNILPQLCAAFDADDKLAAILPAGNSYNRFDFSRYVLREGNYIQTYYLRGHAILIRRDAFLAVGGFDAAFGRGYYEDIDLGRRLDLNGWRFGVHPNVHIYHKGAGSFGDDRIQLARRNRAVYLSRYPEAQRNILLLSGNCTLADFSEDLLKVIEQVFHSGGSIHWFSPVQPSRLSCLQMHGYAARLSIILKVLSRGWQRADRRVTEIWIVPGAPFFLRVLLTVWAKWQGLKILMLEETAAQDPVTKLRVK; this comes from the coding sequence ATGGAAAATCCGCTAACGCAATCCGCCGCCAAGACTGTTGACGTCGTAATCCCGGTTTATAACGCACCGGAACTGACAAAGCGGTGCATCGATTCGGTCGTCGCTCACCTGGGGGAATCCCTACAACGCGTACTCATTCAAGATGATGCATCCGGGAGTGAAACGCGCGAGATGCTGGATCATCTGCCGTATGCGTGCATAGAAGTTTGTCGCGCGGAAAAAAACCAGGGGTTCGGTTTGACGGTTAACGCAGCCGTCAGCCGTTCGAATGCTTTTTATGCGTTGATTCTAAACTCCGATACCGAAGTCAATCAGAACATCCTGCCGCAACTGTGCGCGGCATTCGATGCCGATGACAAACTGGCGGCCATTCTTCCGGCAGGCAACAGCTATAACCGTTTCGATTTCAGCCGCTACGTGTTGCGCGAAGGCAATTATATTCAGACTTATTATCTGCGTGGCCATGCCATTCTGATCCGCCGCGACGCCTTTCTGGCGGTCGGTGGTTTCGATGCCGCATTCGGCCGCGGTTATTACGAAGATATCGACCTTGGCCGCCGCCTGGATTTAAACGGCTGGCGTTTTGGCGTTCACCCCAACGTCCATATCTATCATAAAGGCGCAGGATCGTTCGGCGATGATCGCATTCAACTGGCGCGGCGCAATCGCGCTGTGTACTTGTCGCGCTATCCCGAAGCGCAGCGGAATATTCTGTTACTCTCAGGCAATTGCACGTTGGCGGATTTTAGCGAAGATTTGTTGAAAGTAATCGAACAAGTATTTCACAGCGGCGGTTCCATTCATTGGTTTTCGCCGGTACAGCCTTCTCGTTTGAGCTGCTTACAAATGCATGGCTACGCTGCGCGGCTAAGCATAATATTGAAAGTATTGTCGCGCGGCTGGCAGCGCGCCGACAGACGGGTGACAGAAATATGGATCGTGCCGGGAGCTCCCTTTTTTTTGCGCGTACTACTGACTGTTTGGGCAAAATGGCAAGGTCTTAAGATTTTGATGCTTGAGGAAACTGCCGCACAAGACCCCGTTACCAAACTCAGAGTGAAATGA
- a CDS encoding sigma-54-dependent Fis family transcriptional regulator encodes MDTFFNDKSRPITVWVRGVGEYSEKTFHKFVDLLIEHDIEVQDYCVPCSHSGIVFSNKVTTEFCEQLCELSHNGQVQVLAYCQEAISGEVIWQLMEAGASDVLVCTKDNLIILEIVARLRRWEAINHLLNSSLVQNALVGKSQTLQTILRQVIEVAYFTNVSVLILGESGTGKELLANLIHTLDNRSDKGELVILDCTTIVPELSGSEFFGHERGAFTGAASSRDGVFALANGGTLFLDEVGELSITMQTQLLRVIQEQTYKRVGGNAWQRTSFRLICATNRDLMAQVQRGEFRADLYYRIASYICRLPPLCERSEDILPLANHFLKKNCTSHDVPAIDKPVQEYLLRRQYPGNVRDLKQVISRMLCRYAGEGPITIGCIPPDERPVLSEDWKEWRDMSFERAIRIALSRGMGLKTISKNTEETAIRIAVDEANGNLQRAAQRLGVTDRALQLRRAAQRQENSEY; translated from the coding sequence ATGGATACTTTCTTCAATGATAAGTCTAGACCAATCACCGTCTGGGTTCGCGGCGTCGGAGAATACTCGGAGAAAACTTTTCATAAATTCGTCGATCTTTTGATCGAGCATGACATTGAAGTACAAGATTATTGCGTACCGTGCAGTCATTCTGGCATCGTTTTTAGCAATAAGGTAACCACAGAATTTTGCGAACAATTATGCGAACTTAGTCACAACGGTCAAGTACAAGTCCTTGCTTATTGCCAAGAAGCCATTTCAGGAGAAGTCATCTGGCAATTAATGGAAGCAGGTGCGTCTGACGTACTGGTTTGTACAAAAGATAATTTGATCATCCTTGAGATCGTCGCCCGCCTCCGCCGTTGGGAAGCTATCAATCATCTGCTCAATTCTTCACTTGTTCAGAATGCACTGGTCGGCAAAAGCCAAACTTTGCAAACCATACTGCGCCAAGTCATCGAGGTAGCGTATTTTACTAACGTGTCCGTTTTAATTCTCGGAGAAAGTGGTACAGGAAAGGAATTACTGGCCAATCTCATACACACGCTCGACAATCGCTCTGATAAAGGCGAGCTTGTAATTCTGGATTGCACGACCATTGTGCCGGAATTATCGGGTAGTGAATTTTTCGGTCATGAACGGGGTGCATTTACAGGTGCTGCATCTTCACGGGATGGAGTATTTGCACTCGCGAATGGTGGTACGCTTTTTCTGGACGAAGTGGGCGAATTATCCATAACAATGCAAACTCAGCTTTTACGGGTAATCCAAGAGCAAACTTACAAACGTGTTGGCGGCAATGCCTGGCAACGCACGTCATTCCGGTTAATTTGCGCCACCAATCGCGACCTTATGGCACAAGTTCAACGCGGCGAATTTCGTGCCGATCTCTATTACCGGATTGCCAGCTATATATGCCGTTTACCACCTCTGTGCGAACGATCAGAAGACATTTTACCTTTGGCAAATCATTTCCTAAAAAAAAACTGCACGAGCCACGATGTACCCGCCATTGATAAACCCGTTCAAGAATATCTGTTACGCAGGCAGTACCCCGGCAATGTGCGTGACCTCAAACAGGTCATTTCGCGGATGTTGTGCCGTTATGCGGGTGAAGGTCCTATTACGATAGGTTGTATCCCGCCTGATGAACGGCCGGTTTTATCTGAAGATTGGAAAGAATGGCGTGATATGAGTTTTGAGCGGGCAATCCGTATCGCACTTAGCCGCGGCATGGGACTCAAAACTATCAGCAAAAACACGGAAGAAACCGCGATTCGTATCGCAGTCGACGAAGCAAACGGTAATTTGCAGCGAGCTGCGCAACGTCTTGGCGTAACTGACCGCGCCTTACAGTTGCGCCGGGCAGCACAACGCCAGGAAAACAGTGAGTATTAA
- a CDS encoding amidohydrolase family protein yields MIIDCHCHAGSGDGFTGPWDTRAPLEDYLRRATAAGIRRSVLFAAFHSNYATANKEVARIVASQPDRFYGFAFVHAARDRGRVHKLIETAVEQYGFAGIKVHRHDAPITREICDTARVFALPVLYDVVGEVSVCELLAQEYPDVNFIIPHLGSFADDWRAQLGLIDHLVRHPNIYTDTAGVRRFDLLEQAVKRAGAGKILFGSDGPWLHPGIEMAKIKALRLSPQQEKLILGINLLNLIHTAQQQWPPALSEKQNVQFAFTNKAIKQ; encoded by the coding sequence ATGATCATCGATTGCCATTGTCATGCCGGGAGCGGCGATGGTTTTACCGGCCCCTGGGATACCCGTGCACCATTAGAGGATTATCTGCGCCGTGCCACCGCAGCAGGAATTCGGCGCAGCGTTTTGTTTGCTGCATTTCATTCGAATTATGCAACCGCCAATAAGGAGGTAGCAAGGATTGTGGCAAGCCAACCGGACAGGTTTTATGGATTTGCATTTGTGCATGCGGCCAGAGACCGGGGACGAGTGCATAAATTGATCGAAACCGCTGTCGAGCAATATGGATTTGCCGGAATCAAAGTGCATCGCCATGATGCGCCCATTACCCGGGAAATCTGTGATACGGCAAGGGTTTTCGCTTTGCCGGTACTTTACGATGTGGTGGGAGAAGTGTCGGTTTGTGAGTTGCTGGCGCAAGAATATCCGGATGTCAACTTCATTATTCCCCATCTGGGCAGCTTTGCCGACGATTGGCGTGCACAATTGGGTCTCATCGACCATCTGGTTCGTCACCCCAATATCTATACGGATACTGCTGGTGTGCGGCGTTTTGATTTGCTGGAACAAGCGGTGAAACGCGCCGGAGCGGGCAAGATTTTGTTTGGTTCGGATGGGCCATGGCTTCATCCAGGTATTGAAATGGCAAAAATCAAGGCATTACGCCTTTCACCGCAGCAGGAAAAATTGATTTTGGGAATCAATCTGCTAAATTTAATCCATACTGCACAGCAGCAGTGGCCACCTGCTTTATCCGAAAAGCAGAACGTGCAATTCGCTTTTACGAATAAAGCCATCAAGCAGTGA
- a CDS encoding dipeptidase, which produces MSTDVLAYTQNKRARFISELKVFVRFPSISVQPQHKDDMQRCAAWLAGHLQKIGLERVAVIPTDGHPVVYAEHCHAAGKPTVLIYGHYDVQPAGPLSAWQSPPFEPVIRGDDLYGRGASDDKGQLFTHIKALEALLRNGQGLPVNIKCLFEGEEEIGSPNLPAVIIANRQILTADCAVISDTQIPAADHPAITYALRGSIHFELEIIGQKRELHSGVLGGAVHNPLQALCEMIAQWHDEAGRIAIPGFYDRVRQWDAKERAYMRRVGPSDEKILQDAGAAIGWGERDYSLYERTTIRPSITVTAIHGGYQGGGVKAAIPTHALAKLNFRLVPDQDPQEIDHLFRKYVAKITPPGMRTRIRTFASSRPVLIGRNHPATIAAAHAYRHGFGTAPVFLRNGGTIPVVDLIQEILHLPVVLMGFGLPNDGIHGANEKFHLPNFFHGIETSIRFLTAIGQGQHAYPMTKSNDSYLSNL; this is translated from the coding sequence ATTTCAACTGATGTACTTGCTTATACACAGAACAAGCGCGCGCGCTTTATTTCTGAGTTGAAAGTATTTGTTCGCTTCCCGAGCATCAGCGTACAACCGCAGCATAAAGACGATATGCAACGTTGCGCGGCCTGGCTGGCCGGCCATTTGCAAAAAATCGGCTTGGAGCGGGTAGCTGTGATTCCTACCGACGGTCATCCCGTAGTTTACGCTGAGCACTGCCATGCAGCGGGAAAACCTACAGTACTGATTTACGGTCATTACGATGTGCAGCCGGCCGGTCCGTTGTCTGCATGGCAATCGCCGCCATTCGAGCCGGTGATTCGTGGAGACGATCTTTATGGCAGGGGTGCTTCGGACGATAAGGGGCAGCTTTTTACACATATCAAAGCATTGGAAGCATTGCTTCGGAATGGCCAGGGATTGCCCGTTAATATCAAGTGCCTGTTTGAGGGCGAAGAGGAAATCGGCAGTCCCAATTTACCTGCAGTCATAATCGCCAATCGGCAGATACTTACTGCTGATTGCGCCGTGATATCGGATACGCAAATTCCTGCTGCCGATCATCCTGCCATTACTTACGCCTTGCGAGGTTCAATCCATTTTGAGCTGGAGATCATCGGGCAAAAGCGGGAACTACACTCGGGCGTTTTGGGCGGCGCCGTTCATAATCCGTTGCAAGCACTCTGTGAAATGATTGCGCAATGGCATGATGAGGCTGGACGTATAGCTATTCCTGGATTTTATGATCGCGTGCGGCAATGGGATGCGAAGGAGCGCGCTTACATGCGCAGGGTTGGGCCGTCTGATGAAAAAATATTGCAAGATGCCGGAGCGGCAATAGGTTGGGGGGAACGGGATTATTCATTGTATGAGCGTACCACGATCCGCCCTTCTATCACGGTAACCGCCATTCATGGCGGATATCAGGGTGGCGGTGTTAAGGCGGCCATCCCGACGCATGCTCTGGCCAAACTGAATTTCCGGTTGGTTCCTGACCAGGATCCGCAGGAGATCGATCATTTATTCCGCAAATATGTGGCGAAGATTACGCCACCGGGTATGCGGACAAGAATTCGCACTTTTGCATCATCCCGGCCTGTACTGATCGGCCGCAACCATCCTGCAACAATTGCTGCGGCACACGCCTATCGTCATGGATTCGGGACAGCGCCGGTATTTTTGCGCAATGGCGGGACGATTCCGGTAGTTGACTTGATTCAGGAAATCTTACATCTGCCTGTTGTGCTAATGGGTTTTGGTTTACCGAACGATGGTATTCACGGAGCGAATGAGAAATTTCATTTACCAAACTTTTTCCATGGAATTGAGACCAGCATCCGGTTTTTGACGGCAATAGGACAGGGGCAACATGCCTACCCTATGACCAAGAGTAACGACTCATATTTATCGAATTTATGA